Within the Aeromicrobium sp. Root236 genome, the region AGACGCGGCGGGGACGCGCGTGTGGGCGAGTGCTTCGGACGCCGTCCGTCAGTACGTCCAGGATCCTCGCGTGGCCCCGCTGGTCGTGGCCCTGGGTGTCGCGGTGCTCATGCTCGGGGGTGCCCGGTGGCGTCCGGGAGTGCCCTTCTCGCTGCTGGGAGTCACGATCGCCACGATCGTCTCGCGCTCCTTCGACCTGGGGCTGGTACCCATCGGTCACCTGCCGGCCACTCTGCCCAGTCCTTCGATCGGCTTCCTGGACCTCGGATCGGCAGGTTCGCTCGTGGCGCCCGCTCTCGCGGTCGCCGCGCTCGCGGCGCTCGAGAGCCTGCTGTGCGCGACCGTTGCCGACGGCATGACCGTCAACGAGCGTCACGATCCCGACCGTGAGCTGTTCGGTCAGGGGCTGGCCAACCTCGTGGTGCCGATCTTCGGCGGCGTCCCGGCAACGGCTGCGATAGCTCGCACTGCCGTCAACGTACGAGCAGGCGCCCGGTCCCGTCTCGCGTCCGTCGTCCACTCGCTGGTCCTCCTTGCCGCAGTGTTCGCCCTGGCTCCTGTCGTGTCCGACATCCCGCTCGCTGCACTCGCCGGCGTCCTCTTCGCCACGTGCGTCCGCATGGTCGAGACGGGCTCGATCCTGGCGCTCATGCGGTCGACGCGCTCGGACGCCCTCATCGTCGCCTTGACGTTCGGGGTGACCGTGGCTCTCGACCTCGTGACGGCCGTTGGTGTGGGCGTGGGGCTGTCGGTCCTCCTGGCACTTCGCGCGGTCGCGAAGAGCGCCCGACTGGAAGCGGTCCCGCTAGAGACCGGTGACCACACCGTCGAGGAGCACGCCCTCCTGAGCGAGCACATCGTGGCCTACCGTCTCGACGGCCCCTTGTTCTTCGCGGCCGCCCATCGCCTGCTCCTGGAGCTGCCGGAGATCGCCGACGTCGAGGTCGTCATCCTTCGCATGTCTCGCGTCACGACGATCGACGCGACTGGCGCGCGACTGCTCGGCGACGCCATCTCGCGGCTGGAGCACCGCGGCATCACGGTGCTGCTCTCGGGAATCGCGCCCGGACACGACGAGGTCCTGGCGTCGCTCGGTGTCGGCGACCATCTCCGGCGAGGAGGTTTGATCTTCGCCGACACGCCGGCAGCGATCGACGGCGCGAGACGATTGCTCTCAGCCGACGGCGAATGACCCGGCATCAGTGCCCTCGTGCCGGCACCGGCACGGTCTCGACGACGCCCGTCTGCCGGGCCAGGTGGACCTCGTCGGCGAGGTTCATCATGGTGCAGACGTGGTGGGGGACCACGAGGACGCGGTCGCCGATCGCCGGCGCGGTCGCCGGGTCGTCGGCGCGGAAGACGCCGTGCTCCTCGCTGAGGAACGCCGGGTGCAGGTCGGGGCGATGCAGCACGTGCACCCAGTCCTCCCGGCCGAACCCGTCGCTGCTGAGCATCTTGCTGCCGGCGTCGATGACGACCCGGTCGGGCGCCGGGCGGGAGATCACGGTGGCCAGGACGAACGCCGCGCAGGTCTCGTGGGTCGCGACGCCGAGGCGCACCATGTTGGCGTCGTTCATCAAGTACGTCCCGGGCCGCGACTCGGTCATGCCCAGGCCGAAGCCGGCCCGGGCCGACGGCGTCGAGCCGACGCTGATCTCCTGCACGTCGACGCCCTTGCGCCGCAGCTCCTCCGCCGTACGCACGAGATCGCCGGCCTCGGCAACGGCGATGCGCTTCAGGTCGTCAGCGTCAGTGGCGGCGTACGCATGGCCCGCATGACTCGACACACCCATGAGTCGTACGCCGGGCACGGCCGCGATCGCCAGGCCGAGCTCGACGCTGGGAGCACCGGGTGGCCGGCCCAGACGCCCCTGTCCCGTGTCGACCTCGAGGAGGACGTCGAAGGGGTGCGACCCGGCGACCCGGCCGAGCTGCGTCGCCGCCTCGACCGAGTCGAGCGTCACCCGGATCTCGGCGCGCTCACGGAGGGCAGCAAGCCGGGCGATCCTGTCGGCGGACAGCAGCGGGAAGGCGAGCGTCACGCTGGGGCAGCCGGCGTCGATCATGACCTCGACCTCGCGCAGCGTCGCGCAGGTCGCCCCGACCGCCCCGCCGTCGACCTGCAGGCGCATGAGCTGCGGGATCTTGTGCGACTTGATGTGGGGCCGCAGTCGTACGCCGTGGGCGTCGGCAGCGGCGAACATCTCGTGGACGTTGCGCTCGATCTGGTCCAGGTCGAGGACCACGGCCGGCGTCTCGACGCTCGCCAGCAACTCGGCTGTCAGCATGCAGCCATCATGGCCCCGGTCAGAGCAGGCCGCGTACGTACTCGGCCTGGCCGAGGTGCTTGAGGTCGTCGCCGACCACGCTGATGAGGCGTACGGCCAGGGTCACCGGCGGGTCCCACGAGTCGTCGACGACGCGGTCGAGGTCGGCGTCGGAGAGGCCTTCGACGTAGCGGAGGGTCACGTCGGTCACCGCCTGGGCGTAGCCGACCAACAGCTCCGCCTCGACGTGGACCGTGTCGACGTCGTCGCGGCTGTGCCCGTAGCCGGTGGCTCGTTCGTCGAAGGGCAGGGCGAACCGCTTGTACCAACCCGCGGAGCTCCAGACCTCGTCCGTGCCGGCGGCGTCGGCGACGTGGTTGTCCTGCACCCGCATGAGGTGCCAGACCAGCCAGCCGATCGTGTTGGCGCCGGGTGCGATGCGATGGCTCAGGTCG harbors:
- a CDS encoding DUF664 domain-containing protein: MTTTSDLLVDAFGRINEGSKMVVDGLTPTDLSHRIAPGANTIGWLVWHLMRVQDNHVADAAGTDEVWSSAGWYKRFALPFDERATGYGHSRDDVDTVHVEAELLVGYAQAVTDVTLRYVEGLSDADLDRVVDDSWDPPVTLAVRLISVVGDDLKHLGQAEYVRGLL
- a CDS encoding alanine racemase, producing MLTAELLASVETPAVVLDLDQIERNVHEMFAAADAHGVRLRPHIKSHKIPQLMRLQVDGGAVGATCATLREVEVMIDAGCPSVTLAFPLLSADRIARLAALRERAEIRVTLDSVEAATQLGRVAGSHPFDVLLEVDTGQGRLGRPPGAPSVELGLAIAAVPGVRLMGVSSHAGHAYAATDADDLKRIAVAEAGDLVRTAEELRRKGVDVQEISVGSTPSARAGFGLGMTESRPGTYLMNDANMVRLGVATHETCAAFVLATVISRPAPDRVVIDAGSKMLSSDGFGREDWVHVLHRPDLHPAFLSEEHGVFRADDPATAPAIGDRVLVVPHHVCTMMNLADEVHLARQTGVVETVPVPARGH
- a CDS encoding SulP family inorganic anion transporter, with the protein product MGHSPRRDLVAGVAVAIVALPLALAFGVASGLGAQAGLATAVVAGIVVAVFGGSHVQVSGPTGAMTVVLVPIVHRHGSEGVLMVGAMAGAVLVVLAVARMGQYVRFLPVSVIEGFTAGIAVVIALQQVPAALGIRDAAGTRVWASASDAVRQYVQDPRVAPLVVALGVAVLMLGGARWRPGVPFSLLGVTIATIVSRSFDLGLVPIGHLPATLPSPSIGFLDLGSAGSLVAPALAVAALAALESLLCATVADGMTVNERHDPDRELFGQGLANLVVPIFGGVPATAAIARTAVNVRAGARSRLASVVHSLVLLAAVFALAPVVSDIPLAALAGVLFATCVRMVETGSILALMRSTRSDALIVALTFGVTVALDLVTAVGVGVGLSVLLALRAVAKSARLEAVPLETGDHTVEEHALLSEHIVAYRLDGPLFFAAAHRLLLELPEIADVEVVILRMSRVTTIDATGARLLGDAISRLEHRGITVLLSGIAPGHDEVLASLGVGDHLRRGGLIFADTPAAIDGARRLLSADGE